In Winkia neuii, a genomic segment contains:
- a CDS encoding endo-alpha-N-acetylgalactosaminidase family protein: MSTKPKQAGRLARAGGTLLAAGALALWGVTPALAEEEPQPEQSSQENAASQAQAEQPAEDQAEPEQEVAEESAESAAEPSADPAPEPSDKSATQPRKAKAADSLTISDGALTVELARKSPAILSWQVDGKSAPGAGQGIESILVDEQEQKVTFTPANTTSSSATWDVSVDKLDVTMQAVATVKDGTFKLTLTNLKDPQHKIHRVRIPALGLVKVDRDGQLALTRLSVDRANSGDVIASPAELKRGSYRSWLVVPTTRGISFGMESNAVDDATADYPDKNLATNGRWDTHTATESTIYPGTFTWRGAAATDAIGNDADPWIAVKPVADANEDGKVDWQDGATALRSLRKAPNGAEEVPTKVITRIPFNIVSQATHPFLRTLDDTKRIALATDGLGQQLLLKGYQAEGHDSAHPDYAGHYNERAGGLKDLKILAEGAKRFNANLGVHVNVTESYSESHNFGEDLLNWPPQAAWGWMNQAYTIDSAKDLGTAKVLDRFAQLRKEAPENLDWLYIDVYRDFGWEPNRLGAELQKQGWKVGSEWSYSLPEISLWSHWSNDENYGGQNNKGIESKVFRFVENSRRDTFNPDPILGNTNVVEFEGWTGHIDYNPFITNVWERNLPTKFLQRSAIRTWEDGKITFENGTVATSPVKKIDGKTIPTNRKITYDGKTVYEDGAYLLPWTNDRLYHYNIKGGTTTWQLTGEWAKASKLKMYRLTDIGREAVGTVPVVNGQVTLKADAKSAYVLDTQDRQVDPAWGEGSGIADPGFFSAGLKHYAVTGGARVVRTDRGNFQAELGKDDSSITTTFEQGKLPAGTYNASAWIQIDPRKARQVNLAVTGAGVKAAGTQRTVKGVPTTTLSSTTAKNSTASDEKLGTYFQRARVTFTTTGGKVNFTIGAKAGDATVSIDDLRLTSFTPTKAPKNAIVAEDFEHPDVGYWPFVTGEANAGGDARTQLAERHAPYSQRGWWGKNDAGNVVEGGKLIDNVLDGKWSLLSHEENPGLILRTTTATVPFQKGHKYRIGFDYQVARPDTYKLVLGTDVPGEQTKRIFEHSFAPTDGTKHFSHEVEVGEGAYWFGIEKAGGGAQSDMTIDNVLVEDLTAAEQVDPDEPQGGDDGQADKPGKDGHDGQAGQPGKDGHDGQTRQPGKDGHYGQTVVGKAGHAGALAHTGVAATALLSVAGLLLAVGGVLLQRRRTK; encoded by the coding sequence ATGTCAACTAAGCCGAAACAGGCGGGCCGCCTCGCGCGCGCGGGCGGAACCCTGCTTGCAGCCGGAGCTTTAGCGCTATGGGGCGTGACCCCGGCGCTAGCTGAAGAAGAACCCCAACCAGAACAAAGCAGCCAGGAAAACGCGGCCAGCCAGGCGCAGGCAGAGCAGCCTGCCGAAGATCAGGCCGAGCCAGAACAAGAGGTTGCGGAAGAATCTGCGGAGTCTGCGGCAGAGCCGAGCGCGGATCCGGCCCCCGAGCCCTCAGATAAAAGCGCGACGCAACCAAGGAAAGCTAAAGCAGCGGACTCGTTGACTATCAGCGATGGCGCCCTCACGGTGGAACTGGCTCGCAAGAGCCCGGCCATCTTGAGCTGGCAGGTAGACGGCAAGAGCGCACCTGGTGCCGGTCAGGGGATCGAATCGATTCTGGTTGATGAGCAGGAACAGAAAGTTACCTTCACTCCTGCCAATACCACGTCCTCGAGCGCCACCTGGGACGTGAGCGTAGACAAACTGGACGTCACGATGCAGGCTGTAGCCACCGTAAAGGACGGGACGTTCAAGCTCACGCTTACGAACCTGAAGGACCCGCAGCACAAAATACACCGGGTGCGGATCCCCGCCCTCGGACTGGTGAAAGTAGACCGGGACGGACAGCTCGCCCTGACCCGACTGAGCGTGGATCGGGCGAACAGCGGAGACGTGATCGCCAGTCCGGCCGAACTAAAACGGGGATCGTATAGATCCTGGCTGGTAGTGCCCACCACCAGGGGCATATCTTTCGGCATGGAATCGAACGCGGTTGACGACGCGACCGCCGACTACCCCGACAAGAATCTGGCGACCAACGGGCGGTGGGACACCCACACCGCCACAGAATCCACCATCTACCCAGGCACCTTCACCTGGCGTGGGGCGGCAGCAACCGATGCCATTGGCAATGACGCGGATCCCTGGATTGCAGTAAAGCCAGTAGCGGACGCCAACGAGGACGGCAAGGTTGACTGGCAGGACGGCGCCACCGCTCTGCGAAGCCTGCGGAAGGCTCCAAACGGCGCCGAAGAAGTACCAACCAAGGTGATCACCCGCATCCCGTTCAACATCGTGTCGCAGGCTACCCACCCGTTCCTGCGCACTCTAGACGACACGAAGCGAATCGCCCTCGCCACTGATGGGCTGGGCCAGCAGCTGCTGCTGAAGGGCTACCAGGCCGAAGGGCACGACAGCGCCCACCCCGACTACGCCGGCCACTACAACGAGCGTGCCGGTGGGCTGAAGGATCTGAAGATCCTAGCCGAGGGCGCCAAACGCTTCAATGCGAACCTGGGGGTGCACGTCAACGTAACCGAATCTTATTCGGAATCCCATAACTTCGGCGAAGACCTATTGAATTGGCCACCACAGGCAGCCTGGGGGTGGATGAACCAGGCTTATACGATCGATTCGGCGAAGGATCTGGGCACCGCGAAGGTACTGGATCGTTTCGCGCAGCTGCGAAAGGAAGCGCCCGAAAATCTGGATTGGCTGTATATCGACGTCTATCGCGACTTCGGATGGGAACCCAACAGGTTGGGCGCCGAACTGCAGAAGCAGGGCTGGAAGGTAGGCTCCGAATGGTCTTACTCCCTGCCCGAAATATCCCTGTGGTCGCACTGGTCTAATGACGAGAACTACGGTGGGCAAAATAATAAGGGCATCGAATCGAAGGTGTTCCGTTTCGTCGAAAACTCCCGGCGCGACACCTTTAACCCCGACCCAATTCTGGGTAACACCAACGTGGTCGAGTTCGAAGGATGGACCGGGCACATCGATTACAACCCGTTTATCACCAACGTGTGGGAACGCAACTTGCCCACCAAGTTCTTGCAGCGCTCTGCTATCCGCACCTGGGAAGACGGCAAGATCACTTTTGAAAATGGCACGGTGGCAACCTCGCCGGTGAAGAAGATCGACGGAAAGACGATTCCGACCAACCGGAAGATCACCTACGACGGCAAAACCGTTTACGAGGACGGCGCCTACCTGCTGCCGTGGACTAACGATCGCCTGTACCACTACAACATCAAGGGCGGTACCACTACCTGGCAGCTGACCGGGGAGTGGGCAAAGGCGTCGAAACTGAAGATGTACCGACTGACCGACATTGGCCGCGAGGCGGTGGGAACTGTGCCCGTGGTAAATGGGCAGGTCACTTTGAAGGCAGACGCAAAGTCGGCCTATGTGCTGGATACTCAGGACCGGCAGGTAGATCCGGCCTGGGGCGAGGGATCCGGTATTGCAGATCCCGGCTTCTTCTCGGCGGGACTGAAACACTACGCCGTTACCGGCGGAGCTAGGGTCGTGCGCACTGATCGAGGCAACTTCCAGGCGGAACTAGGCAAGGACGATTCGTCCATCACTACTACCTTCGAACAGGGCAAACTACCGGCCGGTACCTACAATGCGTCGGCATGGATTCAAATTGATCCGCGGAAGGCCCGCCAGGTGAATCTTGCGGTGACCGGTGCCGGGGTGAAGGCAGCGGGCACTCAGCGAACAGTAAAGGGCGTGCCTACGACCACCCTGAGTTCCACAACGGCGAAGAACTCTACGGCCTCGGATGAAAAACTGGGGACCTACTTCCAGCGGGCGCGCGTCACCTTTACCACTACCGGCGGCAAGGTGAACTTCACTATCGGAGCGAAGGCAGGCGACGCCACGGTTAGCATCGACGATCTGCGGCTCACCTCGTTCACGCCAACCAAGGCACCGAAGAACGCCATTGTTGCCGAAGACTTCGAACACCCGGACGTTGGCTATTGGCCGTTCGTTACCGGCGAGGCCAATGCCGGTGGCGACGCGCGCACCCAATTGGCGGAGCGGCATGCCCCGTACTCCCAGCGCGGCTGGTGGGGTAAGAACGATGCTGGCAACGTTGTCGAGGGCGGAAAGCTGATTGACAACGTCCTCGACGGCAAGTGGTCGTTGCTGTCGCACGAGGAAAACCCGGGATTGATTCTGCGCACTACCACCGCAACTGTTCCCTTCCAGAAGGGACACAAATACCGCATTGGTTTCGACTACCAGGTGGCAAGGCCTGACACCTACAAACTGGTGCTGGGAACGGACGTGCCCGGCGAGCAGACCAAGCGGATCTTCGAGCACAGTTTTGCTCCCACTGACGGGACCAAGCACTTCAGCCATGAAGTGGAAGTTGGCGAGGGCGCATACTGGTTCGGAATCGAAAAAGCTGGCGGCGGTGCACAGTCGGACATGACTATCGACAATGTGCTAGTTGAGGATCTGACGGCTGCAGAGCAGGTTGATCCCGACGAGCCGCAAGGCGGAGATGACGGCCAGGCGGACAAACCCGGTAAGGACGGCCATGATGGGCAGGCCGGACAGCCGGGTAAGGACGGCCATGATGGGCAGACCAGACAGCCGGGTAAGGACGGCCATTATGGGCAGACCGTAGTTGGTAAAGCCGGCCATGCCGGGGCGCTCGCGCATACCGGTGTAGCGGCAACCGCGCTGCTTTCAGTGGCAGGCTTATTGCTCGCGGTGGGAGGCGTACTCCTGCAGCGACGACGCACTAAGTAA
- a CDS encoding NYN domain-containing protein, which yields MGKNLTYIVIDGENIDATLGMSVLGHRPESEERPRWDRILEYARERWGGEVRALFFLNASSGHLPMAFVQALVAMGYTPVPLSSTNPNDKVVDIGIQRTLDAILDQGEGDVILGTHDIDFLPQVEDLLDADRRVGIMCFREFLSIAFNDFVDEGIEIIDMEYDMHAFQVPLPRLHIIPLDEFDPTKII from the coding sequence ATGGGTAAAAATTTAACTTACATAGTTATTGATGGGGAAAATATTGATGCCACGTTAGGCATGTCTGTTCTTGGCCATCGTCCAGAATCAGAAGAACGTCCCCGGTGGGATCGCATTTTGGAATATGCCCGCGAGCGATGGGGCGGCGAAGTACGTGCCCTATTTTTCCTGAATGCTTCTTCGGGGCATTTGCCTATGGCGTTCGTGCAGGCGCTCGTTGCGATGGGGTACACGCCCGTGCCGCTGTCCTCCACCAATCCCAACGACAAGGTGGTCGACATTGGTATTCAGCGCACTTTGGATGCCATTTTGGATCAGGGCGAGGGCGACGTCATTCTTGGCACTCATGACATCGATTTCTTGCCTCAGGTCGAGGACTTGTTGGATGCTGACAGGAGAGTAGGAATCATGTGTTTCCGCGAATTCTTGTCTATTGCTTTCAACGATTTTGTCGATGAGGGCATCGAGATCATTGATATGGAATATGACATGCATGCTTTCCAGGTGCCGTTGCCCAGGTTGCACATTATTCCGCTTGATGAATTTGATCCTACGAAGATTATTTAG
- a CDS encoding TPM domain-containing protein produces MKHFSRLRKAAAVLAAGAACMFAFPAGAAAQEPYPIEDMISDKANVLDSQGLAEAREAAQATRSSKAGNFNAVFVDDFSGMSTDTWCEQTMRESSLLGRNVLMVVAVKTRDYGFCFGNEVELSSSQKSSIDQAAVSALSNENWAEAAIRPAKQMQDMEPGGSSHLGGSGLLSLLGSVPVLLGFGVVVIGLIVMARRRKQSPSQVTGQRQGVPTNSPEQMQQVVQQAGSVALEADNAVRAAEEDVLFARAQFGATRTDSFEAAYQSASKERDQALGTLNQMNQASQLQDKFALANQVLQHANTALQIIQAKRQEFEELSNDQAQADKGLQDAEKRIGESRQNLQPAKAELENLHLSFPGVNLSSIDDNVDQANALLDSAAQTVAEGKKAFSQDNRASAVEHLHLARRAITQANGLLSGITNARQNLAQSNESLLRAIGSISSDLDDVARENQKRGQSLFEPLVAEAKAAIEFAQQARAGKADPLAAAERIRTAEDALDNVLDPIRQQNERDQRKAGIYQDRKQSAQSHIAEAESLISPNRGMVDVQLRSLVSGAKNKLENARQLENTDITTALTLVTEADKDALEVINQMRNFTPRGAMGNYQGAGGIDIGSFLLGGLLSGGHHSSWGSSDWGSSDWGSSDGGFGGSFGGGSFGGGGGFGGSFGGGKF; encoded by the coding sequence ATGAAGCACTTTTCCCGTCTCCGCAAAGCAGCGGCCGTCTTAGCGGCTGGCGCCGCCTGCATGTTTGCATTCCCGGCTGGGGCTGCCGCGCAGGAGCCCTACCCTATTGAAGACATGATTTCGGATAAGGCGAACGTATTGGACTCGCAGGGGCTAGCTGAGGCCAGGGAAGCTGCTCAGGCTACCCGATCTTCCAAGGCGGGCAACTTCAACGCGGTCTTCGTCGACGACTTCTCGGGCATGTCCACTGATACCTGGTGTGAGCAGACGATGCGCGAGTCTTCACTGCTAGGTCGCAACGTCCTAATGGTGGTCGCGGTCAAGACTCGGGATTACGGCTTTTGCTTCGGCAACGAGGTGGAGCTGTCCAGTTCGCAAAAATCCAGCATCGACCAGGCCGCGGTGTCGGCACTGTCTAACGAAAACTGGGCGGAAGCGGCCATCCGCCCCGCCAAACAGATGCAAGACATGGAACCGGGCGGCAGCTCCCATTTGGGCGGCAGCGGCCTTTTATCGCTACTGGGCAGCGTACCCGTGCTACTTGGCTTCGGCGTGGTGGTTATCGGACTGATAGTTATGGCGCGCAGACGCAAGCAGTCGCCCTCCCAGGTAACGGGGCAGCGCCAGGGCGTACCCACCAATTCGCCAGAGCAGATGCAGCAGGTAGTCCAGCAGGCCGGCTCCGTCGCCCTGGAGGCGGACAACGCGGTGCGCGCAGCTGAAGAGGACGTCCTATTCGCACGCGCCCAGTTCGGCGCCACCCGCACCGACTCCTTCGAGGCGGCATATCAGAGTGCCTCCAAGGAACGCGACCAGGCACTCGGCACGCTCAACCAGATGAATCAGGCGAGCCAGCTGCAAGACAAATTCGCGCTGGCAAACCAGGTACTCCAGCATGCCAACACGGCCCTGCAGATCATCCAGGCCAAGCGCCAAGAATTCGAGGAGCTGTCCAACGACCAGGCGCAGGCCGACAAAGGCTTGCAGGATGCGGAAAAACGCATTGGCGAATCCAGGCAGAACCTGCAGCCGGCCAAGGCAGAACTAGAGAACCTGCACCTGTCTTTCCCCGGAGTCAACCTCTCCTCAATTGACGACAACGTGGACCAGGCCAACGCACTATTGGATTCCGCGGCGCAAACCGTAGCAGAAGGCAAGAAGGCGTTTTCACAAGACAATCGGGCCAGCGCGGTAGAACATCTGCACTTGGCACGGCGGGCCATCACCCAAGCGAACGGCCTCCTTTCGGGCATCACCAATGCCCGCCAGAACCTGGCTCAGTCCAACGAGTCGCTGCTTAGGGCCATCGGCTCCATCAGCTCCGACTTGGACGACGTGGCCCGCGAAAACCAAAAACGCGGCCAGTCCCTGTTCGAACCGCTAGTTGCCGAAGCAAAGGCAGCCATCGAATTTGCGCAGCAGGCACGCGCAGGCAAAGCCGATCCGCTGGCCGCCGCAGAGCGCATTCGCACCGCCGAGGACGCCCTCGACAACGTACTGGATCCAATTAGGCAGCAGAACGAACGCGACCAGCGCAAAGCCGGCATCTACCAGGACCGCAAGCAGAGCGCGCAGTCCCACATTGCCGAGGCCGAATCCCTGATCTCGCCTAACCGCGGCATGGTAGACGTGCAACTGCGCTCGCTAGTGTCGGGAGCCAAGAACAAACTCGAAAACGCCCGCCAACTGGAAAACACAGATATAACCACCGCCCTCACGCTTGTTACTGAAGCCGACAAGGATGCCCTGGAAGTAATCAACCAGATGCGCAACTTCACGCCGCGAGGCGCCATGGGAAACTACCAGGGTGCCGGCGGGATCGACATTGGCTCATTCCTACTGGGCGGCCTACTCTCGGGCGGGCACCACTCCAGCTGGGGCTCTTCAGACTGGGGCTCCTCTGATTGGGGTTCCTCCGACGGCGGCTTTGGCGGCAGCTTCGGCGGCGGCAGCTTCGGCGGCGGAGGCGGCTTCGGTGGCTCCTTCGGCGGCGGCAAGTTCTAA
- a CDS encoding cold-shock protein, giving the protein MPAGKVKWFDADRGFGFIAGDDGAEVFLHASALPAGTTHLKAGTRVEYSVADGRKGPQAFGLTVEAPMPSLAKQARRKPSVMVPVVEDLIKLLDYSSTSLRKGRYPANGKKIASVLRAVADDFDA; this is encoded by the coding sequence GTGCCAGCTGGCAAAGTGAAGTGGTTTGACGCCGACCGCGGATTCGGTTTTATCGCGGGCGACGACGGGGCAGAAGTGTTCTTGCACGCCTCGGCTCTTCCCGCCGGTACCACGCATCTGAAGGCGGGTACCAGGGTGGAATACTCTGTTGCAGATGGGCGAAAAGGGCCGCAAGCATTTGGGCTAACAGTCGAGGCCCCAATGCCTTCCCTAGCGAAGCAGGCCCGGCGTAAGCCCTCGGTCATGGTGCCCGTTGTCGAGGACCTGATCAAACTGTTGGATTATTCTTCTACGTCGTTGCGCAAGGGACGCTACCCCGCAAATGGGAAAAAGATCGCGTCGGTACTGCGCGCAGTTGCGGATGATTTTGATGCCTGA
- a CDS encoding glycerol-3-phosphate dehydrogenase/oxidase, whose translation MANSQLNASQRARDIAKMEAGEIFDILVIGGGINGAGIALEAASRGLSVALIEAQDWGQGTSSRTKGLIHGGISWLEDREVHEIAKVAAERGIMLQTTAPHLVKLMPFIWPIEFGIKDRIRQIGVAFIHDMVVRAGVRGAVPPPRTCGVKEAVRAFPSLARSPRAGALRFFDAVVTDTRLVITVLRTAKRYGATVASRVQATKILRDASGKVNGAEVSDQLRPGHRFRVRARHTVLATGPWVASSSLQMSPELADKVQLQKGVNISVPRSAIRGSTGVYLATPSRPITLVPRRTHWIIGSYCRPYDGDKSHPKVLEEDIEALLEQVNSYLSVPISRADVESAWAGVRYLIVDKDHPQGATMRWPYISDVGSGITAIFGGAMTLYRLTAERTIDQIMRHLDKWRPSRTAKLPLIGAADYAKMWNTRYSVAATAGLDSVHIASMLNRYGDEVEDMLALIKQEPVLAEKIPGAPERLKVEIVWALRSEGALTLTDVIDRRLMLGRRHQDAGKEAAPAIAEVVARACKWSETKKEAELADFLSAH comes from the coding sequence GTGGCAAATTCGCAGCTCAACGCGTCTCAGAGGGCGCGGGACATAGCCAAGATGGAAGCCGGAGAGATCTTCGACATCCTGGTAATCGGAGGCGGCATAAATGGGGCGGGTATCGCCCTCGAGGCGGCCAGCCGCGGGCTAAGCGTAGCTCTAATCGAAGCCCAAGACTGGGGCCAGGGCACCTCTTCTAGAACAAAGGGGCTGATCCACGGCGGCATCTCGTGGCTAGAGGACCGCGAAGTACACGAAATAGCAAAAGTGGCGGCCGAACGTGGCATTATGCTGCAAACCACGGCGCCACACCTGGTCAAACTCATGCCCTTTATCTGGCCGATCGAATTTGGCATCAAGGATCGCATCCGCCAAATTGGCGTAGCCTTCATCCACGACATGGTGGTCCGCGCTGGCGTGCGGGGAGCCGTGCCGCCGCCGCGCACGTGCGGGGTGAAAGAGGCAGTACGCGCGTTCCCCTCGTTAGCGCGTAGTCCCAGGGCAGGCGCGCTTCGGTTCTTTGACGCCGTCGTAACCGACACCCGACTGGTCATCACCGTGTTGCGCACGGCGAAACGCTACGGTGCCACGGTGGCTTCGCGCGTGCAGGCAACTAAGATATTGCGCGACGCCTCCGGCAAAGTCAACGGGGCAGAGGTTTCTGATCAACTGCGGCCAGGCCACCGCTTCCGCGTACGTGCCCGCCACACCGTTCTGGCAACCGGACCCTGGGTAGCCTCCTCGTCCCTGCAGATGTCACCGGAACTGGCCGACAAGGTGCAGCTGCAAAAAGGAGTCAACATTTCTGTGCCGCGCAGTGCCATCCGCGGCTCTACCGGCGTCTACCTAGCTACGCCCTCGCGCCCAATCACCCTGGTGCCGCGCCGAACCCACTGGATCATCGGCTCCTACTGCCGGCCTTACGACGGCGACAAGTCTCACCCCAAAGTGTTGGAAGAAGACATTGAGGCACTACTAGAGCAGGTCAACTCCTACCTGTCAGTGCCGATCAGCCGGGCCGACGTGGAATCGGCATGGGCAGGCGTTCGCTATCTGATCGTAGACAAGGACCACCCGCAGGGAGCCACCATGCGTTGGCCGTACATTTCCGACGTAGGCTCGGGCATCACGGCAATATTTGGGGGAGCAATGACGCTCTACCGGCTGACGGCCGAACGCACCATCGACCAAATCATGCGCCACCTAGACAAATGGCGGCCATCACGCACCGCCAAGCTGCCGCTGATCGGAGCAGCCGACTACGCCAAGATGTGGAACACCCGCTATTCCGTGGCCGCCACCGCCGGCCTAGACTCCGTACACATCGCCTCTATGCTGAACAGGTACGGTGACGAGGTCGAAGACATGCTGGCGCTAATCAAACAAGAACCGGTGCTGGCCGAAAAGATCCCCGGAGCCCCCGAACGTCTAAAAGTCGAAATTGTGTGGGCACTACGCAGCGAGGGAGCACTCACCCTAACTGACGTCATAGACCGGCGCCTGATGCTGGGCCGGCGCCACCAAGACGCTGGCAAAGAGGCGGCACCAGCCATCGCCGAAGTGGTGGCTAGGGCATGCAAGTGGAGCGAAACAAAAAAGGAAGCCGAACTAGCCGACTTCCTTTCTGCCCACTAA
- a CDS encoding DUF3027 domain-containing protein, whose amino-acid sequence MPETDKVLAGAVELAREALLAIAKPDEVGEHLDFVLDDVRLGTHSFDCLKAGYRGWRWVTTLARVPRGRKATICEVALIPGPDALLAPKWVPWKERLKPGDMRPGDTLPYQEQDERLEPGYTQVDQENRDALQIDEVGLGRKRVLSPEGRDQAAKRWYRSREHGPERARKKKGEQCSTCGFLMKLHGSMRTMFGVCANEWSPSDGRVVSLDHVCGAHSETDEDVAPTTVPKNQAALSDADLEVTAS is encoded by the coding sequence ATGCCTGAAACTGACAAGGTGCTAGCCGGGGCGGTAGAGCTCGCCCGGGAGGCTTTACTGGCAATTGCAAAGCCAGATGAAGTCGGTGAACATCTAGATTTTGTTCTAGATGACGTGCGGCTGGGCACCCATTCCTTTGATTGCCTGAAGGCCGGCTATCGCGGGTGGCGCTGGGTCACTACCCTTGCCCGCGTGCCCCGGGGCCGCAAGGCTACTATTTGCGAGGTCGCGCTGATTCCTGGCCCGGACGCGCTGCTGGCTCCCAAGTGGGTGCCGTGGAAAGAGCGGCTGAAGCCAGGCGACATGCGTCCCGGCGACACGTTGCCCTACCAGGAACAGGACGAGCGCCTAGAACCTGGGTACACGCAGGTAGATCAGGAAAACCGGGACGCCCTCCAGATTGACGAGGTCGGACTGGGGCGCAAGCGGGTGCTCTCCCCTGAGGGGCGTGATCAGGCAGCTAAGCGCTGGTACCGGTCCCGCGAGCACGGTCCGGAACGCGCGCGCAAGAAGAAGGGGGAACAGTGTTCCACCTGCGGTTTTCTGATGAAGTTGCACGGGTCGATGCGCACCATGTTTGGGGTGTGTGCCAATGAATGGTCGCCCTCTGACGGCAGGGTAGTAAGCCTGGATCACGTGTGTGGGGCCCACTCAGAAACTGACGAGGACGTAGCGCCCACTACCGTGCCAAAGAATCAGGCGGCGCTCAGCGACGCCGATCTGGAGGTAACTGCCTCGTAA
- a CDS encoding PspA/IM30 family protein, whose product MAEKQSILGRITQLAKANINALLDRAEDPEKMLDQLIRDYTNSIADAENAVAQTVGNLRLAERDREEDSKAVAEWGRKAEAASSKADELRAGGDTAQADKFDNLAKMALTKQMQFEDEIKTADPMIASQTQVVEKLKSGLNDMKLKLDQLKSRRDQLVARQKTAEAQNKVRDAMGSINVMDPTSELSRWEENIRRQEAQAAGKIELQKDSFESQFEELEKMGQQSEVDARLAALKNKK is encoded by the coding sequence ATGGCTGAAAAACAATCGATTCTAGGACGCATCACTCAGCTGGCAAAGGCCAACATCAACGCGCTGCTGGATCGGGCAGAAGACCCCGAAAAGATGCTAGATCAGCTAATCCGCGACTACACCAACTCCATCGCTGATGCCGAAAACGCAGTAGCCCAAACCGTAGGAAACCTGCGCCTGGCCGAGCGCGACCGCGAAGAAGACTCTAAGGCCGTTGCCGAATGGGGTCGCAAGGCGGAAGCTGCCTCTTCCAAGGCCGACGAACTGCGTGCTGGCGGCGACACTGCCCAGGCCGACAAATTCGACAACCTGGCCAAGATGGCCCTGACCAAGCAGATGCAGTTCGAGGACGAAATCAAGACCGCCGACCCGATGATCGCCTCCCAGACTCAGGTAGTCGAGAAGCTAAAGTCCGGCCTAAACGACATGAAACTGAAGCTGGACCAGCTAAAGTCCAGGCGTGACCAGCTGGTCGCCCGCCAGAAGACCGCGGAGGCACAGAACAAGGTGCGCGACGCGATGGGCTCCATCAACGTCATGGATCCGACCTCTGAACTCAGCAGGTGGGAAGAGAACATTCGCCGCCAAGAAGCACAGGCTGCTGGCAAGATCGAACTGCAGAAGGATTCCTTCGAATCGCAGTTCGAAGAGCTAGAAAAGATGGGTCAGCAAAGCGAGGTCGACGCTCGCCTCGCCGCTTTGAAAAACAAGAAGTAA